Below is a window of Terriglobales bacterium DNA.
ATCGCGCGCGCGCTGGTGGAGCGCCGCCTGGCCGCCTGCGTCAATCTGGTAGGACCCATCGCCTCCGTCTACCGCTGGCAGGAGAAAGTGGAGCAGGCGGAGGAATTCCTGCTGATCATCAAGACCACGGCCGACTGTTTCCCGGACGTGCGCGACGCCATCTCGGAGTTGCACTCCTATGAACTGCCCGAGTGCGTGGCCCTGCCCATCGACGCGGGTAGCTCCGAATACCTCGACTGGATCGGCGACGCGGTGGATTGAGCCGCGCTACGCCGGCTTGCGCGCGCGCAGGTTCATGCGCAGGTAATCGAGGGTGAAGGGCGGATCGTCGCCCGCCGCCTGCTCCGCCATGGCATCGAGGAAGC
It encodes the following:
- the cutA gene encoding divalent-cation tolerance protein CutA, which encodes MTDKRIVLTTTGSREEGEKIARALVERRLAACVNLVGPIASVYRWQEKVEQAEEFLLIIKTTADCFPDVRDAISELHSYELPECVALPIDAGSSEYLDWIGDAVD